The Spiroplasma citri genomic sequence TGAATTATTACCAGGGGAAATTGTAACGGTTAAACGTTATCGCAATGAAACAATTAACGCTGTTCGTTCAATGAAAAAACCGCCAACGGCAAAACATGTTATTTTTGGAATTAAAAAAGCGCCATTAGAATCTGAATCATTCTTATCATCAGCGTCATTCCAAGATACAACACGAGTATTGGTTAAAGCAATTATTAAAGGCAAAGTTGATTGTTTAGAAGGATTAAAAGAAAACATTATGTTAGGACATTTAATTCCAGCTGGAACAGGGTTAAAAAATCCAAAAGATATTATTACGGCCGGAATTGCAGCGAAAGCTGAAGAATATTAAAAAGACCATACGGTCTTTTTTTTCTTGGGAATATTGCGGATAAATATTGACTTAATTTTTTGTTTTATGTAATATTATATATGGATTGTATTCTTTGATACACTCGGGTATGTGAAACAGAAAGGAGAAAGTTTAATGCCAACAATTAATCAATTAGTGCGTAAACCACGTAAAGATAAAGTGTGAAAAACAAAAGCTCCTGCTTTAAACAGAGGGCTAAACTCTTTACAAAAAAAACCTACTAATGTTAAGGCACCACAAAAAAGAGGTGTTTGTACAAGGGTTGCAACAATGACCCCAAAAAAACCGAACTCAGCATTACGAAAATATGCTCGTGTTCGTTTAACAAACGGAATGGAAGTAACAGCATATATTCCTGGTGAAGGACATAACTTACAAGAACATAGTGTTGTATTAATCCGTGGGGGAAGGGTTAAAGACTTACCAGGGGTTCGTTACCATATTATTCGTGGTACTTTAGATACTGCTGGGGTTAATAAACGCCAACAAGGAAGATCACTATACGGAACAAAAAGACCAAAAGCTACAAAAGCTTAATTAAACAGAAAGGAGGATTATTACGATGCGTAAACACCAAGCAGAGAAAAGAGATGTTTTACCAGATCCAATTTATAGTTCAAAATTAGTAACGCGTGCAATTAATAAAATTATGATTGATGGAAAAAGAGGAGTTGCTCAAACAATTTTATATGGAGCATTTGATATTGTTAAAGAAAAAACAAAGACTGAACCGTTAGAAATTTTTAATAAAGCAATTGAAAATATTACTCCACATTTAGAATTAAAAGTTCGCCGAATCGGAGGAGCTAATTACCAAGTTCCAATCGAAGTAAATGAAGAGCGGAAAGTTACATTAGGATTAAGATGATTAATTAATTATGCAAGATTACGTAATGAAAAAAGTATGATTGATCGTTTAGCAAATGAAATTATTGATGCTTCAAATGGAATTGGGGGAGCAGTTAAGAAAAAAGATGATACTCATAAAATGGCGGAAGCTAATAAGGCTTTTGCTCATTATCGTTGATAAAAAATAGAAAGGAAAAGAAAAATGGCAAGAGAATATTCTCTAGAAAATACGAGAAATATTGGAATTATGGCACATATTGATGCTGGAAAAACCACAACAACAGAACGCATCTTGTTCCATACTGGTAAAATTCATAAAATTGGTGAAACCCATGATGGAGCTAGTCAAATGGATTGAATGGCTCAAGAACAAGAACGTGGAATTACAATTACTTCTGCAGCAACAACGGCATTTTGAAAAAATATGCGTTTAAATATTATTGATACTCCAGGACACGTTGATTTTACTGTTGAAGTAGAAAGATCATTACGAGTATTAGATGGGGCAGTTGCTGTCCTTGATGGGCAATCAGGAGTTGAACCCCAAACAGAAACGGTTTGACGTCAAGCAACAACTTATGGTGTACCACGGATTGTCTTTGTTAATAAAATGGATAAAATTGGAGCTGACTTTTTATACTCAGTAAAAACAATTCATGACCGTTTACAAGCTAATGCCCATCCAGTTCAAATTCCAATTGGAGCTGAAGATCAGTTTACAGGAATTATTGATATCGTTGAACGAAAAGCTTATCATTATGATGGCGCAGCAAACGAAGAAGCAAAAGAAATTTCAATTCCAGATGATTTAAAAGACTTAGTTGAAGAATACCGTATGAAATTGATTGAAGCAGCGGTTAACTTTAATGAAGAGTTAATGTTAAAATACTTGGATGGGAATGATATTTCAATTCCAGAAATTAAAAGTGCAATTCGTGCTGCAACATTAACTGGTGATTTTTTCCCAGTCTTTTGTGGAAGTGCTTTTAAAAACAAAGGAGTTAAATTAATGCTGGATGGGGTAATTGATTATTTACCTTCACCACTTGATATTCCATCAATTAAAGGTGTTCTAGAAGATGGAACCGAAGTTGAACGTCATGCTGACGATAGTGAACCATTTTCAGCGTTAGCATTTAAAATTATGACAGACCCATTTGTTGGAAAATTAACATTCTTTCGTGTTTACTCAGGAGTGTTAAAAAAAGGAAGTTCTGTTTTAAATTCAACAAAAGATAAAACAGAGCGCATTGGTCGTTTGCTAAAAATGCATGCTAATAATCGTGAAGAAATTGAAGCAGTGTATGCTGGTGATATTGCAGCAGCAGTTGGTTTAAAATTAACAACAACGGGAGATACACTTTGTGATGAGAAAAACGAAGTCATCTTAGAATCAATGGTTTTTCCAGAACCAGTTATTAACTTAGCTTTAGAACCAAAAACAAAAGCTGACCAAGAAAAAATGAGTTTAGCATTACAAAAATTAGCAGAAGAAGATCCAACTTTCCGAACATGAACAGATGAAGAAACAGGACAGACAATTATTGCTGGAATGGGTGAGTTACACTTGGATATTTTAGTTGACCGAATGAAACGTGAATTTAAAGTGGAAACCAATGTTGGAGCACCGCAAGTCTCATATCGTGAAACATTTAAAGATAGTGCTGAAGTGGAAGGAAAATACATTAAACAATCAGGAGGGCGTGGACAATACGGACACGTATGAATCAAGTTTGAACCAAATCATGATAAAGGATTTGAGTTTGTTGATGCAATTGTTGGTGGAAAAATTCCAAAAGAATTCATTGGTTCAGTTAAAAAAGGATTAGAAGAATCAATGCAAACAGGAAAATTAGCAGGATATCCAATGATTGATATTAAATCAACGTTATATGATGGGTCATACCATGATGTCGATTCGTCACAAATGGCTTATGAGTTTGCTGCTAGTTTAGCATTAAAAGAAGCAGCTAAAAAATGTAAACCAGTTATTTTAGAACCAATTATGGCTGTTGAAGTTACTGTTCCAGAAGAATACTATGGTGATGTAATGGGAAACTTATCTTCACGTCGTGGTCAAATCGAAGGAAATGATCAACATGGAAATGCCCAAGTTGTAAAGGCAAAAGTTCCATTATCAGAAATGTTTGGATATGCAACTGACTTACGAAGTTTTACCCAAGGACGTGGAACTTATACAATGTTGTTTTCACATTACCAAGAAGCGCCAAAGTCAATTACTGAAGAAATTATTAAAAAAGTAGGAAAATCAACAGACTAATTATTACAAAATGGTTTAATCTACCATTACTAAAAAAAGATTGCAAAGTAAAAAGAATTAATTTACAATAGTTATGACATTTGTCTATTAATTAAAAATATAGGAGGAAAAGATTAAAATGGCAAAACAAAAATTTTATAGAAGTTTACCACACGTAAATGCTGGAACAATTGGCCACGTTGACCATGGTAAAACTACTTTAACAGCAGCTATTACAACTGTATTAGCTAAAAAAGGATTTGCAGAAGCCCAAAAATATGACAATATTGATAAAGCTCCTGAAGAAAAAGAACGTGGAATTACAATTAATACTTCACACGTTGAATATCGTACTGATAAAAGACACTATGCGCATGTGGACTGTCCAGGACATGCCGATTATGTTAAAAACATGATTACTGGTGCTGCGCAAATGGATGGTGCAATTTTAGTTGTTGCGGCAACAGATGGTCCAATGCCTCAAACAAGAGAGCATATCTTATTATCAAGACAAGTTGGTGTACCAAAAATGGTTGTTTTCTTAAACAAATGTGATATGATGGATGGCGATACTGAAATGATGGATTTAATCGAAATGGAAGTTAGAGATCTATTAAGTGAATATGGTTTTGATGGAGAAAAAACACCAGTTATTAGAGGTTCAGCCTTAAAAGCTCTTGAAGGTGATGCTCAATGAGAAGAAAAAATTATGGAATTAATGGATGCAATTGATAAATGAATTCCTGAACCAGAAAGAGATACTGCAAAACCATTTATGATGCCAGTTGAAGATGTTTTCACAATTACAGGTCGTGGAACAGTGGCAACAGGTCGTGTTGAACGTGGAATTGTTAAAGTTAATGAAGAAGTTGAAATTGTTGGCTTAAAAAGCGAAACTAAAAAAGTTGTTGCAACAGGTTTAGAAATGTTTAGAAAATTATTAGATGATGCTAAAGCTGGAGATAATGTTGGGGTTTTATTACGTGGAGTTGATCGTAGTGATGTTGAACGTGGACAAGTTATTGCTAAACCAGGTTCAGTTAAACCACATAAAGAATTTAAAGCACAAGTTTATGTTTTAACAAAAGAAGAAGGTGGGCGTCATACACCATTCTTCGGAAACTACCGCCCACAATTTTACTTCCGTACAACTGATGTTACAGGTTCGATTAAATTACCAAGTGGTGTTGAAATGGTTATGCCAGGGGATAATGTTGAGATGACAGTTGAATTAATTGCCCCAGTTGCAATTGAAGAAGGAACAAAATTCTCAATTCGTGAAGGTGGACGTACAATTGGTGCCGGAACAGTTGTTTCAATTAGTAAATAATAACATTAAAAAATAACTCGCTTTGAGTTATTTTTTTATTAATAGAATTAATCTCGTTTTTATATTTTTTTCTTATATAATATTAAGTAAGTCCTGAAAGGAGTACTAACAATGGGATATAATCCAACAGTTAATAATGCAGAAGTTCCAGCAACAAGTAGTTTTTGAGGAAAATTCTTTGTATACATTTCATTTCTTTTAATTACCCCAATTTTCTTATTTATTTTATCAAGAAATAATTTAATTAGAAATAAAGAAAAAATTGAAGAAACAGCTTCTGATATTGATGTTCAATTAAAACGAAGAGTTGATATGTTAACAAAATTAATTGATAGCACAAAACAATATATGAAATATGAAAAAGATACTTTATCAGCAGTTGTAGAATTGCGTAGTCAAGCAAATAAAAACTTAAATGTTAAGGAATTAGATCAAATTAATAATGCTGTTACAAGCCAAGTAGGTAAAATTAATGTATTAATTAATGTATTATTAGAAAATTATCCAGATTTAAAAGTAATAACAGTGTAATTGAATTATAAGCAGGAATTAGAGATTGTGAAGATAATATTGCAGCTGCACGACGTTTTTATAATTCAGCAGTTCGTGACTTTAATGCTAGTTTAAAAACATGGCCATCAAATGTTGCGGCAAGTTCATTAAAATTAAGTACATTCTTATACTTTGAAGCTAATGTTGCTGACCGCCAAGATGTTAAAATAGATTTAGGCCAATAATTATTTTGGTTTAATTCTATTTTTTAATTAATTAAAAAAATATAAAAGGATAAAATAAAAATAATTAAATCAGACTTAGAAACAATTGTTGAACATGATTTTCAATTATTAATGCAAAAACATAAATTAAAAAATCTTAATTTTAAATATTTTAAAAAACGATATATTTTTTTAAATTTTATATTAGTTGTTATTACTTTTTTCTTATGATTTTTACTATTATCAATAATTATGCAAATGACACTTAGTTTTTTAAAAGGATTATTAGGAATAGGTATTGCTGGTAAAATTATTTTAATTCTTAGTAGTTTAGTTACTTTAAGTTTAGGAATTTGGTTATTTACAAAGTATTATCAAGCAGCAAAATTACAAAAAATTATTATGCAGGAATTACCATTTGAGAAATTTTATCAAATTGGACTTAATGCTTTGACAAAAAACAGTATCAAATTGCTACTATTACTCAAAAATTTAATCTTTTTTCACATATGGGAGTGCCCAATACGAAAGATATTAAAGAAGACTATGTCATTAATTTTTATGAAAATAATATTAATTACTCATTTGGAACATTAACACGGCGCGAAGTAATTGGTTGAGGGAAAGATGAAGAAATTATTTATACGCGATATCCATATTTAACACTTGATGTTAAAGAAATGCCAGGATTAGTTGCTACAATTAAAACAATGCAAATCTTCTTAAAAATTTTTAAAACAAGGGATAATACAACATTAGAGTCAACAGAATTTAAAAAGATGTTTTCTGTTAACGCAAATGACCAAATTTTAATACGAAAATTAGTAATTCCAAAAGTAATAGTTAATTTAATTGAATTAGCAAAAGAAGAAAGAAAATTTCCAACGATGCACTTTGATGATGGATATTTAACAATTGTTTTTGATAATTATTTTGTTAATAGTTTTGATGATCCCCAAGGACGATTACTTGGATTTTATTTTATTGGAACTTATCAAGACATTTTGACAAATATTATTGAGGTTATTCAACAAGATGTTGAATGATTATTGACTGTTTTGCAATGAGTTTTAGTGTATGCTTTTAAGCAGTAGATTTTTGTGGTGAAATTGGTTTATTTAAAATAATTAAATTAATGGTATTAAATCCACCAATAATTGCACAACTTCAGAGAACATATCCTAAGCCAACATATCACAATTGCTTAATTACAAGACTAAAACTTGTTTTTAAAATTAGTTGGATAGAAATTAAAGTTAAAAAGAAAAAAACAATTGTAATTATTAAAACAAAAAAATAAAAGTATAAACTCAAACGTAATCGATTTTTTTCATTGTCATAATAATAAATTTTTGAAAAAATAAAGGGGTTTTTAATAATTAAATAATTAATAAATAACATAATTAAATTAACAACAAGAAAAATTGAACAATAAATTAACTTATCTTGTGATGAAATGTTTTTTAATGCTAAGAAAATAATTATAAAAATAATTGTTACAAGACCTAATGCAACAAAAAGCCATAATAAATATCACTTAATTTTTTTAAGATAACTTCGGATACGAATAATTTCCATTGTTGTCTCCAATCATTTTATTAGTTGAATATATCTTACTATAAATTTTAATGATAATATTATTTTTTCATTTTTTATGCTTTAATATAATAGAAAAAATGAGGAGGGCATTTATGTATAAAGTAATTAAAGTGACACCATATTTTTCAGAACGTTTATGAGGAGGACGGAAATTAGCCGACTTTGGTTTTCAATTACCAACAGATTACTTGTATGCTGAAGCGTGAGTGATTAGTGCATTAGACAATGGAATGAGTTATATTGCAAATGGTCCAGAGGAGTATCATTAAAAACATTTTTTGCAAATCATCCGGAATATTTTGGTACGACAGATAAAGAATTTCCTTTATTATCAAAATTATCACAGCAAATGATTATTTATCCGTTCAAGTTCATCCTAATGATGAATATGTTTTAAAACATAATAAAATGTTAGGTAAACCTGAATGTTGATATATTCTTGATTGTCCGACTGATGCTAAAATGATTTATGGACATTATGCGCAAACAAAAGTTGAATTAATTCAATTGGTTGAAAAAAAGTCTGGGCATAATTATTTACAGAAGTAAAAGTGCAAAAAGGTGATTTTTTATATGTTCCTCCTGGCAAAACTCATGCCATTACCCCAGGCGTAACAGTTTTTGAGTTACAACGTTCATCAGATATAACTTATCGTTTTTATGACTTTGATCGCGCTGATAAAGATGGAAACTTTCGCCCCCTTCATTTACAAGAATATTTTGATGTAACAACAGCTCCTGATACAACTGACCAAGTTATTCATCGAAATGAAGGAATTTTAATTGATAATGAATATTTTACATTACATTTATTAACAAAAACACAAGAACTTGATTTAACTAGTATAAAATGAGGGCAAATAACAGTTGTTGAAGGAAAAATAGCAATTGAAACAACAGAACTTTTGGCAGGAGAATCAGCAATAATTGTAGAATTAGTACAAAAGATAACAATAAATGTTGCTGGTAAAGCATTATTAAGTTATAAAAGATAAATTCAAGTTATGCCATTATTAGCAATTTTAATTTTTACTTCAAATTTAGATATCATTTATATTGTATTAATTATGCAATCAGTGGACAGTTTAAAAGCAATTTGAGCATTAATTATTTTAAAACGAAAAAAATGGGTAAAAAATTTAACAGAAACTAAGCATATTACAGAATTTGATAATAAAGTAAAAAAAATAAAAATAAATGTGAAAGAAATGTAAAAATTTTGCATTTTTTTATTTTTTGTGTATAATGTTATTTTTTATTTTGATACTAAAAAACAGGGAATGTATGATATAATTATTTTGTAATAAAACGGTTATAAAAGTGGCTAAACTAAATTTAATAAAACATATTAAGTTTTTTTGAATGGGGTAATCAGAAACAATGGAAAAAATTAGATTATTAACGCTAGAAAAGAAAGGAATTTTAAAAAAATTCTTGTATCAGAATGAAGAGGTTAAATTAGGTGATGAAATTGCTTTAATTGAAAATGAAAATGGTGAATCTATCATTACAACCCCAATGGATGGAATTATTGTTAAGCCAATTAAAGAAGGTACTAAAATTAAACCCAATACTGTTATTGCTCATTTGTTAACAACTGAAGATGAAATTGAAAAGTATTATTTTAAACGTCTCGAAGATAAAAAATTTACTCGCTTAAATAAAAAAGGGATAAAATTTTCGACAACAAAAAATGGTCAATATGGAACAAAATGAAAAGATGTTGAAGAAGATGATTATTCAGGAATTAGCATTGCGAGCGAAGATACTTTACATCCAACTTTTACGCCACCTTTATTGAATCAACATCAAGCTTACAATAATGAAAACATTATTAATTCAAGTGCTGTATTAATTAATGATCAGCAACCATATGATAATTCAATATTATCGCAAAACTTTAGTCAAAATAGTGGAGAACCTTTATTTGAAGAGAATACTATTAATAATATTCCTTATTTTTCAACAAATATTGAACAAAATCAGCCTATTAATTTTCAACAACAAAATAATATATCATCACAAGAACAACTTTTTGAAGAACCCACTAAAATAAAACAAGAAGAACACAAACGATGAGATGAAACAAAATTATCTTTTGGTCCTAAGAAAGCACGCAGATTATCATTTAAAAATTTAAAAATTGATGATAATGATATTATTAATAATCGGGAAAAAATCCCTTCAATTGATACAATTAAAAATCCAATGAATCAAGAAAGAAAAAGTGAGGCGAAATCAACAATGGTTAATATTCCTAATTTAAATAGTAATATGTTTCAAGAAAATAACTTTGAATCACAAACAAATAGTTTAAATCAGCCGCCGCTGCTTCCTAACCAGAATATTGTAACAAATGCTGTTTCAATTGGGCAAGCAGAATTAATTGAACAAAATCAAGTAAAAGAATATGCAAAATATTTAGTTAACACAACAAAACAACAAGATGAAGCACCAATTAACGCAGCAGCATTTTTAGGAGGCCAAAATGAAAATACTAGTTTTCGTAATCTTGTAAATCAACGTCGTGAACAATTACATAATAATAATGATTTTCATGAGTTATCATTAGAAAGTGATAATTCTAAAAATTCAATGGATTTTTTAGCTGAAGATGGTCGTCCTAAAATTTTACGTAATATTGTCCAAGGAAGAATGAATGATTTAATTAAAAGAAATGTATCACCAGAAGTACAAACTGGGTATAGTAGTTCTGATTCTAATTATAATGATAATGTTAATACTTTTAAAACAAGTGAAAAAAAATTATCTGATGAAATTTATATTTCAGCTGATGGTTATACAATTGATCCAAATGAATCAAAAGAAGCGAAAGAAAAAAAACCAGGGTATTTTTCACCATTAAAATCTTATCGTGATCGTTTATATGAAAAATTAAATGATAATGGGCAACGAGAAAAAATTTTAAAAACAAGAAATCAACGAGAGTTAATTAAGAAAAGAATGGAACAAATTGCAAAAGGAAATGTTGAAGTTGATTCTGTTTTAGGAGAAATTAGTAATTATCAACGTCCTTCTTTTGAGGAAATTGAATCACAATATGAAATGTTAGATAATGAATATTATGATAATAATAATTCGCAACAGAAAAAACCAAATGATGATATAATTAAACCATCTTCACTAAACGAAAAACAACAATCATCTAAACAGTTAATTCAGCCTGAAAACCATGATGAAAGTAATCACGGCTCAAGAACAACATTATCATTACAACAAGGTGTAAATGATAATAATGTAATGATTGAATTGGCAATTTTAAAAGAGCGTTTAGCTAATCAAGAACAAAATAATCGTCAAAATGAATTATTACGAGAAATTCAAAGTTTACGTCAAGTAAATAATAATACAGATGGAACAAGCATTGAAAAAATGATGCAATATATGTTAATGCAACAAATG encodes the following:
- the rpsL gene encoding 30S ribosomal protein S12, whose translation is MPTINQLVRKPRKDKVWKTKAPALNRGLNSLQKKPTNVKAPQKRGVCTRVATMTPKKPNSALRKYARVRLTNGMEVTAYIPGEGHNLQEHSVVLIRGGRVKDLPGVRYHIIRGTLDTAGVNKRQQGRSLYGTKRPKATKA
- the rpsG gene encoding 30S ribosomal protein S7; this encodes MRKHQAEKRDVLPDPIYSSKLVTRAINKIMIDGKRGVAQTILYGAFDIVKEKTKTEPLEIFNKAIENITPHLELKVRRIGGANYQVPIEVNEERKVTLGLRWLINYARLRNEKSMIDRLANEIIDASNGIGGAVKKKDDTHKMAEANKAFAHYRW
- the fusA gene encoding elongation factor G, with amino-acid sequence MAREYSLENTRNIGIMAHIDAGKTTTTERILFHTGKIHKIGETHDGASQMDWMAQEQERGITITSAATTAFWKNMRLNIIDTPGHVDFTVEVERSLRVLDGAVAVLDGQSGVEPQTETVWRQATTYGVPRIVFVNKMDKIGADFLYSVKTIHDRLQANAHPVQIPIGAEDQFTGIIDIVERKAYHYDGAANEEAKEISIPDDLKDLVEEYRMKLIEAAVNFNEELMLKYLDGNDISIPEIKSAIRAATLTGDFFPVFCGSAFKNKGVKLMLDGVIDYLPSPLDIPSIKGVLEDGTEVERHADDSEPFSALAFKIMTDPFVGKLTFFRVYSGVLKKGSSVLNSTKDKTERIGRLLKMHANNREEIEAVYAGDIAAAVGLKLTTTGDTLCDEKNEVILESMVFPEPVINLALEPKTKADQEKMSLALQKLAEEDPTFRTWTDEETGQTIIAGMGELHLDILVDRMKREFKVETNVGAPQVSYRETFKDSAEVEGKYIKQSGGRGQYGHVWIKFEPNHDKGFEFVDAIVGGKIPKEFIGSVKKGLEESMQTGKLAGYPMIDIKSTLYDGSYHDVDSSQMAYEFAASLALKEAAKKCKPVILEPIMAVEVTVPEEYYGDVMGNLSSRRGQIEGNDQHGNAQVVKAKVPLSEMFGYATDLRSFTQGRGTYTMLFSHYQEAPKSITEEIIKKVGKSTD
- the tuf gene encoding elongation factor Tu; translated protein: MAKQKFYRSLPHVNAGTIGHVDHGKTTLTAAITTVLAKKGFAEAQKYDNIDKAPEEKERGITINTSHVEYRTDKRHYAHVDCPGHADYVKNMITGAAQMDGAILVVAATDGPMPQTREHILLSRQVGVPKMVVFLNKCDMMDGDTEMMDLIEMEVRDLLSEYGFDGEKTPVIRGSALKALEGDAQWEEKIMELMDAIDKWIPEPERDTAKPFMMPVEDVFTITGRGTVATGRVERGIVKVNEEVEIVGLKSETKKVVATGLEMFRKLLDDAKAGDNVGVLLRGVDRSDVERGQVIAKPGSVKPHKEFKAQVYVLTKEEGGRHTPFFGNYRPQFYFRTTDVTGSIKLPSGVEMVMPGDNVEMTVELIAPVAIEEGTKFSIREGGRTIGAGTVVSISK
- a CDS encoding LemA family protein — translated: MGYNPTVNNAEVPATSSFWGKFFVYISFLLITPIFLFILSRNNLIRNKEKIEETASDIDVQLKRRVDMLTKLIDSTKQYMKYEKDTLSAVVELRSQANKNLNVKELDQINNAVTSQVGKINVLINVLLENYPDLKVITV
- a CDS encoding LemA family protein; the protein is MAAARRFYNSAVRDFNASLKTWPSNVAASSLKLSTFLYFEANVADRQDVKIDLGQ
- a CDS encoding DUF3137 domain-containing protein, which gives rise to MGVPNTKDIKEDYVINFYENNINYSFGTLTRREVIGWGKDEEIIYTRYPYLTLDVKEMPGLVATIKTMQIFLKIFKTRDNTTLESTEFKKMFSVNANDQILIRKLVIPKVIVNLIELAKEERKFPTMHFDDGYLTIVFDNYFVNSFDDPQGRLLGFYFIGTYQDILTNIIEVIQQDVEWLLTVLQWVLVYAFKQ
- a CDS encoding 2-oxo acid dehydrogenase subunit E2, which produces MEKIRLLTLEKKGILKKFLYQNEEVKLGDEIALIENENGESIITTPMDGIIVKPIKEGTKIKPNTVIAHLLTTEDEIEKYYFKRLEDKKFTRLNKKGIKFSTTKNGQYGTKWKDVEEDDYSGISIASEDTLHPTFTPPLLNQHQAYNNENIINSSAVLINDQQPYDNSILSQNFSQNSGEPLFEENTINNIPYFSTNIEQNQPINFQQQNNISSQEQLFEEPTKIKQEEHKRWDETKLSFGPKKARRLSFKNLKIDDNDIINNREKIPSIDTIKNPMNQERKSEAKSTMVNIPNLNSNMFQENNFESQTNSLNQPPLLPNQNIVTNAVSIGQAELIEQNQVKEYAKYLVNTTKQQDEAPINAAAFLGGQNENTSFRNLVNQRREQLHNNNDFHELSLESDNSKNSMDFLAEDGRPKILRNIVQGRMNDLIKRNVSPEVQTGYSSSDSNYNDNVNTFKTSEKKLSDEIYISADGYTIDPNESKEAKEKKPGYFSPLKSYRDRLYEKLNDNGQREKILKTRNQRELIKKRMEQIAKGNVEVDSVLGEISNYQRPSFEEIESQYEMLDNEYYDNNNSQQKKPNDDIIKPSSLNEKQQSSKQLIQPENHDESNHGSRTTLSLQQGVNDNNVMIELAILKERLANQEQNNRQNELLREIQSLRQVNNNTDGTSIEKMMQYMLMQQMLKTMNESDPVLKEMLKEFKFNNKQGNELKTEHNCETHNLQVKKFNSEETTIPNTYGNLVQPLNNNLNIINTNSQIEPQGLETREEIKLTRYPAIQSMIMSQAHVPPLTINSEIDMSSIIDQQRKLKNANADHGVRFSTMSFLVKAVSLVLSEYPKLNSYYDSKTNQIVIKNSQHIGLATETSEGLVIPVIKFAERMSLKQIAINIQETIERLRQGELYDYELKGSTITIANYGMVGAVNATPTIFYPNSAVIGVGRIVRKPIVIKGDKLVIRSIMNLALTIDQRIIDAAEAGIFLTRVKEILESPELITLS